In a single window of the Fusarium falciforme chromosome 3, complete sequence genome:
- a CDS encoding FAD-binding FR-type domain-containing protein has protein sequence MAPNLHIREAVNGVSRSFSNLVKRIEIAITPTSPPGLIQAQTVDPWEKSGKYGRGWSYFAIALIGTVLIMRVWHLWQDKIRQAIYKQEVEEHYRNLYSMQEEYAMSGGIPGAQSPRLFHEGDVPGEKAFRPKAHFSSVSIVNDTLALFRWIFYRPIPDFVWGRRRITFSSLAVLTTVFISLIFVVLYCFLQQPLYWQSIQYGSPPLAIRAGMIGVALTPWIIATSMKANLLTILIGIGPERLNVFHRWAGYLLLFLSLVHAIPFYIQPVWDDGGMEVFQRLFPGGSGIIYGTGIACLVPLIWLCVASLPFIRRMAYEVFVLLHIPVGILYVGLLFWHTKNFLMSWAYLWTTIGIWVFCYFLRLFKLNWTKPWRMSFLVGDEAAITLMAENAIKITIPTQQRWKPGQYFYLRMPGISLFENHPFTVASLCSDDFPSEYGEEYRDCTLVFRPYGGFTRRVLETAIEKGPFHTYRAFLDGPYGGMRRDLAAFDTCILIAGGSGITALVSQLLNLIKRMRDGKAITKKVVVVWALKRLEAMDWFREELRICRESAPPESVTCKFFVTSAVRARPGMDAPGPFNQGPPNAGPNNPRALSHMFHDKLDGFVAGIASKRNSALIQSEAQGDPERERELRAEDEDRITALPQQKYLQPHSFPPPPPGPPPTNREEAYKKLDNYGYPEDKKPAVDEDDQPAKEEFRFRPMNVENPPHFNYAPPRPSQEPRPEDDDLPVRAPELAHLRTTNLEPARPRPTSTFGPPSGFDFGFASTPTEFQKSLMRFAFPVPHQIDGGWSVEYGRPDLGYMLKEWATGGPDGRGILGRRTAVFVCGPPSMRVGVANTVARLQAEIWGDDELEEIFLHTENFAL, from the coding sequence ATGGCTCCCAACCTGCACATCCGCGAGGCCGTCAATGGGGTCTCAAGGTCCTTCTCAAACCTTGTCAAGCGCATTGAAATCGCTATCACACCCACAAGTCCACCCGGCCTCATCCAAGCGCAAACCGTCGACCCCTGGGAAAAGTCTGGCAAATATGGCCGAGGATGGTCATACTTCGCCATTGCCTTGATCGGCACCGTTCTCATAATGCGGGTCTGGCATCTCTGGCAGGACAAGATTCGGCAGGCTATCTACAAGCAAGAGGTGGAGGAGCATTACCGAAACCTTTATAGCATGCAGGAAGAGTATGCCATGTCTGGTGGAATCCCGGGCGCACAGAGCCCACGGCTCTTCCATGAAGGCGACGTGCCTGGTGAGAAGGCCTTCCGACCAAAGGCGCACTTCTCCTCTGTCAGCATTGTCAACGATACCCTGGCTCTGTTCCGTTGGATCTTTTATCGCCCCATCCCGGACTTTGTATGGGGAAGACGCAGAATTACCTTTTCGTCACTGGCTGTTCTCACCACCGTCTTCATCTCGCTCATCTTTGTCGTCCTTTACTGCTTCCTCCAGCAGCCCTTGTACTGGCAGAGCATTCAATACGGCTCACCACCACTGGCGATTCGTGCGGGTATGATTGGTGTTGCCTTGACACCTTGGATCATCGCGACAAGTATGAAGGCAAACCTTTTGACCATTCTTATCGGCATCGGCCCTGAGAGACTCAACGTATTCCACCGATGGGCAGGCTATCTCCTGCTGTTCCTCTCACTCGTCCACGCCATCCCCTTTTATATCCAGCCCGTCTGGGATGATGGCGGCATGGAAGTGTTCCAACGCCTGTTTCCTGGTGGCAGCGGTATCATCTATGGCACTGGCATTGCCTGCCTCGTGCCCCTTATCTGGCTTTGTGTGGCGTCTCTCCCCTTCATCAGGAGAATGGCATACGAGGTGTTTGTCCTTCTCCACATCCCAGTGGGAATCCTCTATGTCGGCCTCCTTTTCTGGCACACAAAGAACTTTCTCATGTCATGGGCATATCTCTGGACTACTATTGGCATTTGGGTCTTCTGCTACTTCTTGAGACTGTTCAAGCTCAACTGGACCAAGCCCTGGCGCATGTCCTTCCTTGTTGGCGACGAGGCTGCCATCACACTCATGGCCGAGAACGCCATCAAAATCACCATCCCAACCCAACAGCGATGGAAGCCCGGACAATACTTCTATCTCCGAATGCCGGGTATCTCCCTCTTTGAGAACCACCCCTTTACTGTCGCTTCACTATGCAGTGACGACTTCCCTTCGGAATATGGTGAAGAGTACCGCGACTGTACTCTCGTCTTCCGACCCTATGGAGGATTTACTCGTCGGGTCCTCGAGACGGCCATTGAGAAGGGACCGTTCCATACTTATCGTGCTTTCCTGGACGGCCCCTATGGTGGCATGCGTCGTGATCTCGCTGCCTTTGACACCTGCATTCTTATTGCGGGAGGCAGCGGTATCACTGCGCTTGTGTCGCAGCTCCTGAATCTTATCAAGAGAATGCGAGATGGCAAGGCCATTACCAAGAAGGTCGTTGTCGTCTGGGCCCTGAAGCGACTCGAGGCGATGGACTGGTTCCGTGAGGAGCTGCGCATCTGCCGAGAGTCTGCCCCCCCTGAGAGTGTCACTTGCAAGTTCTTTGTCACCTCAGCTGTTAGAGCACGCCCTGGTATGGATGCGCCAGGCCCCTTCAACCAGGGCCCTCCCAATGCCGGCCCCAACAACCCCCGGGCTCTGAGCCACATGTTCCACGACAAGCTTGATGGATTTGTGGCTGGTATTGCCTCAAAGCGAAACTCGGCCTTGATCCAGTCCGAGGCTCAGGGTGATCCGGAGCGCGAGCGAGAACTCCGtgctgaggatgaggatcgCATCACTGCTCTTCCTCAGCAGAAGTACCTCCAGCCTCACTCATTCCCGCCTCCACCCCCCGGACCACCACCCACTAATCGAGAGGAGGCGTACAAGAAGCTCGATAATTATGGTTATCCCGAGGACAAGAAACCGGCAGTTGATGAAGACGATCAGCCTGCAAAGGAAGAATTCCGATTTAGGCCAATGAACGTTGAAAACCCACCTCACTTTAACTACGCACCACCGAGACCATCTCAAGAGCCGAGGCCggaagacgacgacttgCCGGTCCGGGCTCCGGAGCTCGCGCATCTCCGAACTACCAACCTGGAACCCGCACGGCCCCGGCCTACATCGACATTCGGACCCCCTTCGGGCTTCGACTTTGGTTTCGCCAGCACGCCGACCGAATTTCAGAAGAGCTTGATGCGGTTCGCATTCCCCGTGCCCCACCAGATCGATGGAGGATGGAGCGTGGAGTATGGCCGACCTGACCTGGGTTACATGCTCAAGGAGTGGGCGACCGGTGGCCCCGATGGACGGGGTATTCTTGGCCGGCGCACGGCGGTGTTTGTGTGCGGGCCGCCGTCCATGAGGGTCGGCGTTGCCAACACGGTGGCACGGCTGCAGGCCGAGATCTGGGGCGACGACGAACTGGAGGAGATTTTCTTGCACACCGAGAACTTTGCCCTATAA